A genomic window from Tolypothrix sp. PCC 7910 includes:
- a CDS encoding glycosyltransferase family 2 protein, with translation MTSVSFVDHSSDFPGNSRSTLKKRTLIFRYLAEINLIFGAWYLQWRITHSINFDALWLSLPLLLAEIYSYFGGMMFVVGLWRPLVRQIKSIDQLTPPLTISNWPNVDVFIACYNEPTEIVEATARAALNIDYPPNKLRVYILDDGNSPQMRAMSERLCIEDLQSPLLQQEAQKIDVERSAFMEQLQELETLKPNLLNAEELLQDLSQKDNQSQNNSTTFLQSLRQFILDFSRHHQNNHTAQRSLKECLITEQEFLAKAIHQKELELGDLARLRYIARPKQPGVSHHAKAGNLNYAIFSGETAGEFILTLDADHIPQPQFLKRVLPYFYNYNLFGGKYEPNKIAFVQTPQGFYNLPPSDPFGHRANLFYGPLQQGKDGMNAAFYTGTNAVLRREALISVGLQYFADEYAKDEKRLDEFELIGGVSSNSITEDMNTAMRLHSAGWKSIYHHELLAEGLAPEDLSSTLQQRLRWAQGTIQVLLRENPLTKAGLTFWQKLHYFKTMYSYFAGFSTVVFISCPIIYFFTGLIPVQTQGYDFALHFFPAFIMNRLTFLSAAWGIPAREIWRSEQYAIAIFPLLIQAVWSVFSGKAIKFKVTPKERQSGIYFKLIWPQLLMFILSILGMLWSLYRFATGTLNYPWVYLLNGVWATYNLLLLWSVIHASYWKPSKDS, from the coding sequence ATGACCTCCGTATCGTTTGTAGATCATTCCTCAGATTTTCCTGGTAATAGCCGTTCTACACTTAAAAAAAGAACGCTAATATTCCGTTATTTGGCAGAGATAAATTTAATTTTTGGTGCTTGGTATTTACAATGGCGTATTACCCATTCCATCAACTTTGATGCTCTGTGGCTATCTCTACCTTTGCTGCTAGCAGAAATTTATAGCTATTTCGGCGGTATGATGTTTGTCGTAGGATTGTGGCGACCTTTGGTCAGACAGATTAAGTCTATCGATCAATTAACTCCTCCTTTAACAATATCTAATTGGCCGAATGTAGATGTATTTATTGCCTGTTACAACGAGCCTACAGAAATTGTAGAAGCAACTGCCAGAGCCGCTTTAAATATAGATTATCCTCCTAATAAGCTTCGAGTTTATATATTAGATGATGGTAACTCACCTCAGATGCGAGCTATGTCAGAAAGGCTATGCATTGAAGACTTACAGTCACCATTACTGCAACAAGAAGCTCAGAAAATAGACGTTGAGCGCTCGGCTTTTATGGAGCAGTTACAAGAATTAGAAACTCTAAAGCCTAATTTGTTAAACGCGGAAGAATTATTACAAGATTTATCTCAAAAAGATAATCAATCTCAAAATAATAGCACAACATTTTTACAGAGTTTACGGCAATTTATTCTTGATTTTAGCCGCCATCATCAAAATAATCATACTGCTCAAAGAAGTTTAAAAGAATGCCTAATTACTGAGCAAGAATTTTTAGCAAAAGCTATTCACCAAAAGGAATTAGAATTGGGTGATTTGGCTAGATTACGCTATATCGCGCGTCCTAAACAACCCGGTGTATCACATCATGCAAAAGCAGGTAACCTCAATTATGCAATTTTTTCTGGTGAAACTGCTGGGGAATTTATTTTAACTTTAGATGCTGATCATATTCCGCAACCACAATTTCTCAAGCGTGTTTTGCCATATTTCTATAATTACAATCTGTTTGGCGGCAAATATGAGCCGAACAAAATTGCCTTTGTCCAGACACCCCAGGGTTTTTATAACCTTCCTCCTAGCGATCCTTTTGGACATCGAGCCAATTTATTTTATGGGCCGCTACAACAAGGTAAAGATGGTATGAATGCAGCCTTCTATACAGGAACTAATGCTGTATTGAGAAGAGAAGCGCTGATTAGTGTTGGACTACAATATTTTGCTGATGAATATGCCAAAGATGAAAAAAGGTTAGATGAATTTGAATTGATTGGCGGCGTATCTAGTAACAGTATTACAGAGGATATGAATACCGCTATGCGGTTACATAGTGCTGGATGGAAATCTATTTATCACCATGAACTTTTAGCAGAAGGTTTAGCCCCAGAAGATTTGAGTTCTACTCTGCAACAAAGACTACGCTGGGCCCAAGGAACTATACAAGTATTACTTAGAGAAAACCCCCTTACCAAAGCTGGACTAACATTCTGGCAAAAGCTGCATTATTTTAAAACAATGTATAGCTATTTTGCTGGTTTTTCTACTGTTGTTTTTATCTCTTGCCCTATTATCTATTTCTTTACAGGATTAATCCCTGTGCAAACACAGGGTTACGATTTCGCCTTACATTTTTTCCCGGCTTTTATTATGAATAGACTAACATTCCTGTCAGCAGCTTGGGGAATACCAGCTAGAGAGATCTGGCGTTCTGAACAATATGCGATCGCTATATTCCCGCTGCTGATCCAAGCAGTTTGGAGTGTCTTTTCTGGAAAAGCAATTAAGTTTAAAGTTACACCGAAAGAACGTCAGTCAGGTATTTACTTTAAACTAATTTGGCCACAATTACTCATGTTTATTTTGAGTATTTTGGGAATGCTATGGAGTCTATACCGCTTTGCAACAGGTACTTTAAATTATCCTTGGGTTTACCTACTCAATGGGGTTTGGGCGACTTATAACCTATTACTTCTTTGGTCTGTAATCCACGCTTCTTATTGGAAACCATCAAAAGATTCTTAA
- a CDS encoding DUF3131 domain-containing protein: protein MRAIAFFLIGTFLQFLFYLPIVAIAQKPNSGGGGGGGANSCSSLPNPLTPEEQNYAKIAWEYFAKNYQPATGFANSTGGYPSGTLWDIGNYLMALNTARWINLINQTEFDSKMNKFLTTLGKLTLFEGALPNKVYHAATGELVDYTNKPVEKGIGWSALDIGRLLAAFHVIRTCHPQYKDWIKGVLAKWQLARSLKDGQLFGAAVLPNKNTLLVQEGRLGYEEYAVRGYELWGFKAPKAVALEPYKMVEINGIQIPYDTRDYQQTNANNYVVSESYILDGIEFGLEGYLKDFAARVLEVQKRRFEATGQLTAVSEDNIDQPPYFLYNTIYSNGAIWATITEKNKPYTQLRSISTKAAFGWRYLYPNNTYAQKVFDAVKDLSSPKGGFYAGLYEETKQPNKSLSGNTNGLILEILYYKARGNRPLIGSNGVTIPASPSKSPPIDPDANTPASTGKNPSNSASTGRNPSNTPSTGKNPSNSASTGKNPSTAPSTGKNPSNPSSTSKQPSNSGSDAEIVAVAPIPPVGNSLPASYPVPAKPLTVTQKRYAEAAWGYFKANLQSANGLLNDRADVPGATFWGLGDYLAALHAALALDIIKPKEFDERTRQLLAAIAQMPLFAGELPNRGYDTRTLQPIDYGANPVADGNGWSALDVGRMLAALYNLKTCHPEYTAAVDQIVLDWSYLRIVRNGIISSATAIKDTKGRSLPRVKPETRLGYEEYAARAFQLWGFDVDRSAVGGQYKTATVEGVQVPIVRTRDNTLKTNQYTVSNPFLLYALEFGLDPQMRSLFTPIFQAQAERYRNTGKLTASGTTLTHQQPYIVHSTIIGNQQPWAALSDDGKPIEDGRLVSSAVAFAYNALFPDDKYAQELLTATTDLYNPLLGFHEGFYENTGKIALGFTSSTNSMILQSLLYKVTKQQPLIRPDTAMNSPWWKAIAEGDSGHGLPSTPKQTSRFISNTSGQYWVSNSSDTVNLSEQKLENLLAVPSK from the coding sequence ATGAGAGCGATTGCATTCTTTCTCATTGGCACATTTTTGCAATTTTTATTTTATCTACCAATCGTAGCTATAGCGCAAAAACCTAATAGTGGAGGTGGAGGTGGAGGGGGTGCTAATAGTTGTAGCAGTCTCCCTAATCCACTCACACCTGAAGAACAAAATTACGCCAAGATTGCTTGGGAGTATTTTGCAAAAAATTACCAGCCAGCAACAGGTTTTGCTAATTCGACTGGTGGGTATCCCTCAGGCACTCTTTGGGATATTGGCAATTATTTGATGGCGTTAAATACGGCACGTTGGATCAATTTAATTAACCAAACTGAATTTGACTCTAAAATGAACAAATTCCTCACTACCTTGGGGAAACTTACATTATTTGAAGGTGCTTTACCAAATAAAGTTTACCATGCTGCCACGGGAGAATTGGTGGATTACACTAATAAACCAGTGGAAAAAGGTATTGGTTGGTCAGCTTTAGATATTGGTCGCTTACTTGCGGCATTTCATGTGATCCGTACTTGCCATCCTCAATATAAAGATTGGATCAAAGGAGTTTTAGCTAAGTGGCAGTTGGCGCGATCGCTCAAAGATGGTCAATTATTTGGCGCTGCAGTTTTACCAAATAAAAATACCTTATTGGTACAAGAAGGAAGACTCGGTTATGAAGAATATGCTGTGAGAGGTTATGAACTTTGGGGGTTTAAAGCACCTAAAGCTGTAGCTCTAGAACCATATAAAATGGTCGAAATTAACGGCATCCAAATTCCCTATGACACCCGTGACTATCAACAAACTAATGCTAATAATTATGTAGTCAGTGAATCATATATTTTAGATGGTATTGAATTTGGTTTAGAAGGGTATTTAAAAGATTTTGCCGCCAGAGTTTTAGAAGTACAAAAGCGCCGCTTTGAGGCTACAGGACAGCTAACTGCTGTCTCAGAAGATAACATCGATCAACCCCCTTATTTTCTTTACAATACTATTTACTCTAATGGTGCAATTTGGGCAACTATTACAGAAAAAAATAAGCCCTATACACAGTTGCGGAGCATCAGTACTAAGGCTGCATTTGGCTGGCGTTATCTTTATCCCAATAATACCTATGCTCAAAAAGTTTTTGATGCAGTCAAAGATTTGTCTAGCCCTAAGGGTGGTTTTTACGCTGGCTTATATGAAGAAACTAAACAACCAAATAAATCTCTGAGCGGCAACACTAATGGCTTAATTCTCGAAATTTTATACTACAAAGCTAGAGGTAATCGCCCTCTGATTGGATCGAATGGAGTGACTATTCCAGCATCACCATCGAAGTCACCACCAATAGATCCTGATGCCAATACTCCAGCTTCTACAGGTAAAAATCCTAGTAACTCAGCTTCTACAGGTAGAAACCCTAGCAATACACCCTCTACTGGTAAAAATCCCAGTAACTCAGCCTCTACAGGTAAAAACCCCAGCACTGCACCTTCTACAGGTAAAAATCCTAGTAATCCATCCTCTACAAGCAAGCAACCCAGTAATTCAGGCTCAGATGCTGAAATAGTGGCAGTTGCACCCATCCCACCAGTAGGTAACTCCTTACCAGCGTCCTATCCAGTACCAGCGAAACCCCTAACCGTCACCCAAAAACGTTATGCTGAGGCAGCTTGGGGATATTTCAAAGCCAACTTACAATCTGCAAATGGGTTGTTGAACGATCGCGCTGATGTTCCGGGAGCAACTTTCTGGGGATTGGGAGATTATCTAGCTGCACTTCATGCAGCTTTAGCATTGGATATCATCAAGCCGAAAGAATTTGATGAGCGTACCCGGCAATTATTAGCCGCGATCGCACAGATGCCTTTATTTGCTGGTGAATTACCCAACCGAGGTTACGATACACGCACACTACAACCCATAGATTATGGTGCGAATCCAGTTGCAGATGGCAATGGCTGGTCGGCTTTAGATGTAGGACGGATGCTCGCAGCCTTATATAACTTGAAAACTTGCCATCCAGAATATACAGCAGCTGTAGATCAAATTGTTCTTGATTGGTCTTACTTGCGGATAGTACGCAACGGTATAATTTCCAGCGCTACCGCCATTAAAGATACAAAAGGGCGATCGCTTCCCCGTGTGAAGCCAGAAACCCGCTTAGGATATGAGGAATATGCTGCACGTGCTTTCCAATTGTGGGGATTTGATGTCGATCGCTCTGCTGTTGGTGGTCAATATAAAACTGCAACAGTAGAGGGTGTCCAAGTACCAATTGTACGTACTAGAGATAACACCTTAAAAACAAATCAATATACAGTCAGCAATCCGTTCTTACTCTACGCTTTAGAATTTGGTCTAGATCCACAAATGCGATCACTCTTTACACCAATTTTCCAAGCGCAAGCTGAACGTTACCGCAACACTGGCAAACTCACCGCTTCTGGTACAACACTGACTCATCAACAACCCTACATTGTTCACAGCACAATTATTGGTAATCAACAACCTTGGGCAGCTTTAAGTGATGATGGCAAACCTATAGAAGATGGGCGATTAGTCAGTTCGGCAGTTGCATTCGCTTATAACGCCCTATTTCCAGACGATAAGTATGCCCAAGAATTACTGACTGCCACAACTGACTTGTATAATCCCTTACTAGGATTCCATGAGGGTTTTTACGAAAATACTGGCAAAATCGCCCTTGGTTTTACCAGCAGCACCAATAGTATGATTCTGCAATCCTTGCTGTATAAAGTCACCAAGCAACAACCGCTAATTCGCCCCGATACTGCTATGAATTCCCCCTGGTGGAAAGCGATCGCTGAAGGAGATTCCGGTCACGGTCTACCCAGCACTCCGAAGCAGACATCCAGATTTATTTCTAATACCTCAGGACAATACTGGGTTTCCAACAGTAGCGACACCGTCAACTTGAGCGAACAAAAACTAGAGAATTTGCTAGCAGTACCGTCTAAGTAG
- a CDS encoding SpoIIE family protein phosphatase codes for MFKILIIDDDPIVRIALKRTLQNQGYDTTTASDGEEGIALAKSLTPALIICDWMMAKLDGIEVCRRIKADPELATTFFILLTAKGASRGEEKDRVLGLDAGADEFVSKPIEMNELKARVRAGLRLHQLNQDLQTQKQALEQLNQNLQTQKQILEAELAEAADYVRSLLPSPMVGTVTTEALFVPSAQLGGDCFDYYWLDDERLAIYLMDVSGHGVGSALLSVSVVNVLRSQSLPNTNFSQPKEVLYALNQAFPMSHHNDKYFTIWYGVYHRSKRQLVYASAGHPPAVLVSGIDTTDISVQQLSSLDLPIGFVPDVQFEDATVEISAHSSLYIFSDGAYEIHQPNGQLWGINAFIELLIKCSYEKTTQLQQILVQILSLNAQENLEDDLSLLKVHFG; via the coding sequence ATGTTTAAAATCTTGATTATTGATGATGACCCGATAGTGCGGATAGCACTAAAAAGAACACTGCAAAACCAAGGTTACGATACCACAACAGCTAGCGATGGAGAAGAAGGAATCGCACTAGCGAAAAGCTTAACTCCTGCTCTAATTATATGTGACTGGATGATGGCGAAACTGGACGGAATAGAAGTATGTCGTCGCATCAAAGCCGATCCAGAATTAGCGACTACTTTTTTCATTCTCTTAACAGCTAAAGGTGCATCTCGTGGAGAAGAAAAAGATAGAGTTCTGGGATTAGATGCGGGTGCAGATGAATTTGTCTCCAAGCCAATAGAGATGAATGAATTAAAGGCCAGAGTTAGAGCGGGGTTAAGGCTACATCAACTAAATCAAGATTTGCAAACTCAAAAACAGGCTTTAGAGCAACTAAATCAAAATTTGCAAACTCAAAAGCAAATTTTAGAAGCAGAACTAGCTGAAGCTGCTGATTATGTGCGATCGCTTTTACCATCGCCAATGGTGGGAACAGTCACAACAGAAGCTTTGTTTGTCCCTTCAGCACAATTAGGCGGCGATTGTTTTGACTACTACTGGCTAGATGATGAGCGTTTAGCGATTTATCTGATGGATGTATCAGGACATGGGGTGGGTTCAGCACTATTATCTGTATCGGTGGTGAATGTGTTGCGATCGCAGTCTCTACCCAACACTAACTTTAGTCAACCAAAAGAAGTACTTTACGCTCTCAATCAAGCCTTCCCCATGAGCCATCACAATGATAAGTACTTTACCATTTGGTATGGAGTTTATCATCGCTCAAAACGTCAGCTAGTCTACGCCAGTGCTGGACATCCACCCGCTGTCTTGGTATCTGGAATAGATACAACAGATATTAGTGTTCAACAGCTAAGTTCCTTAGATTTACCAATAGGTTTTGTTCCTGATGTGCAGTTTGAGGATGCAACTGTTGAAATCTCTGCTCACAGCAGTTTATATATTTTTAGTGATGGTGCTTACGAAATTCATCAGCCAAATGGTCAGCTTTGGGGTATCAATGCTTTTATTGAGCTGTTAATCAAATGTAGCTATGAGAAAACCACTCAGCTGCAGCAAATATTAGTGCAAATTTTATCTTTAAATGCTCAAGAAAATCTGGAAGATGATTTATCTTTGCTGAAGGTTCACTTTGGTTAA
- a CDS encoding STAS domain-containing protein: protein MKIKLTIIEPSGILDAIRGNQLRREVSDIVAKQAELDVLLIDLKDVSFIDSSGLGALVSAMQIVRNANAKLFVCSASSQVKMLFELTKVDRIIQNFTDREEFQRQVLSVQ, encoded by the coding sequence ATGAAAATTAAGTTGACAATAATCGAGCCCTCTGGAATTTTAGATGCTATTAGGGGTAATCAATTGCGTCGTGAGGTCAGCGATATTGTAGCAAAACAAGCTGAATTAGATGTTTTATTAATTGACTTAAAAGACGTTAGCTTTATTGATAGTTCCGGTTTAGGCGCTTTAGTCTCAGCGATGCAGATTGTACGCAATGCTAATGCCAAACTCTTTGTTTGTTCTGCTAGCTCTCAAGTCAAAATGTTATTTGAACTAACTAAAGTAGATAGAATTATTCAAAACTTTACTGACCGTGAAGAATTCCAACGCCAGGTGTTATCAGTACAGTGA
- a CDS encoding anti-sigma regulatory factor has translation MDNKIYLKVDTDLNNSAQVLSWFEQINKPPIVDAKIWWQCQTLLIEGFANIVEHAHRNLPVETPIELEAVRLSENIEIRILSKGPAFDLEQKLKEVSEFEDNDQDRGRGLKIMSEIADKLTYEPTEDARYCLFISKYY, from the coding sequence GTGGATAATAAAATTTATCTCAAAGTTGATACAGATCTGAATAATTCTGCACAGGTTTTATCGTGGTTTGAGCAAATAAATAAACCACCAATTGTCGATGCCAAAATCTGGTGGCAATGCCAAACTTTGCTAATAGAAGGCTTTGCTAATATTGTGGAACACGCACACAGAAATCTACCTGTAGAAACACCTATTGAATTAGAAGCTGTGCGGTTAAGTGAAAATATAGAAATCAGAATTTTGTCGAAAGGCCCAGCTTTCGATTTAGAGCAAAAATTAAAAGAAGTGTCAGAATTTGAAGATAATGATCAAGATCGTGGACGCGGCTTAAAAATTATGTCGGAGATTGCTGATAAGTTAACTTACGAGCCAACAGAAGATGCTCGTTACTGTTTATTTATTAGTAAATATTATTGA
- a CDS encoding DUF3131 domain-containing protein gives MTHDFEPPPKSLSLLASVGGVVTAIIAIASLNYLSKQLTSTDTVLKTEISTSHSDTNNKAAQAIAKLDAQSLALPGTPVIPSQVTVNTIPYVAPGVGALTPWDVATAHQAWLYFQRNWNQETGLVNSVDTYKAVTMWDQASAIAAFVAARELNFISATEFDFKVSKMLDTLASLPLYKGELPNKVYNSQTLIPVAYGHPDKKAEVGWSAIDLGRMAIWLKIVGAKYPQLKSKSDAVWQHWHVQRLTKDGQMYGTSVIDGKEQYNQEGRLGYENYAAYGLKLWGLDVNEALDYQSDVAFANLYGKGVPFDQRNYENSGANNYVLSEPYILDGIETGFQALPKAYADRVLAAQEARYHNTKQLTAVSEDNVDRPPYFVYSSLLVNGEPWATISDNQEKHNNLRFLSSKAAIGWHVLYNNAYTRQLFDFVQKNLKSEKGWYNGFYEDLQQPNTSTTANNNGVILESLLYKHVGKPLTVWAGVKSGRSSGKKSP, from the coding sequence ATGACACATGATTTTGAACCACCCCCAAAAAGCTTATCTTTATTAGCTTCCGTGGGAGGGGTTGTTACAGCTATAATCGCTATCGCTAGTCTAAATTATTTATCTAAGCAGCTAACTAGTACTGATACTGTGCTAAAAACTGAAATTTCAACTTCTCACTCTGATACAAATAACAAAGCAGCACAAGCTATTGCCAAACTTGATGCTCAATCTCTAGCATTGCCTGGCACACCTGTGATTCCTAGTCAGGTGACAGTCAATACTATTCCTTATGTTGCGCCAGGAGTAGGAGCATTAACCCCTTGGGACGTTGCAACTGCTCATCAGGCTTGGTTGTACTTCCAACGTAATTGGAATCAAGAAACAGGCTTGGTCAACTCTGTTGATACATATAAAGCTGTAACAATGTGGGATCAAGCTTCTGCGATCGCCGCTTTCGTAGCAGCTAGAGAACTCAATTTTATATCTGCCACAGAATTTGACTTCAAAGTCAGCAAAATGCTGGATACTCTAGCATCTTTGCCTTTATATAAAGGAGAATTGCCTAACAAAGTCTACAATTCTCAAACCCTAATACCTGTAGCTTACGGTCATCCAGATAAAAAAGCCGAAGTCGGCTGGTCGGCTATTGATTTGGGAAGGATGGCAATCTGGCTCAAAATAGTAGGCGCAAAATATCCGCAGTTAAAATCTAAATCTGATGCTGTCTGGCAGCATTGGCACGTTCAACGTCTGACTAAAGACGGGCAAATGTATGGTACAAGCGTCATCGACGGTAAAGAACAATACAACCAAGAAGGACGCTTAGGCTATGAAAATTATGCCGCCTATGGTTTAAAACTGTGGGGTTTGGATGTCAATGAAGCCTTAGATTATCAGTCTGACGTTGCCTTTGCAAATCTTTACGGCAAGGGTGTACCCTTCGACCAGCGTAACTACGAAAATTCGGGAGCCAATAACTATGTTTTGAGTGAGCCTTATATTCTTGATGGCATTGAAACAGGCTTTCAAGCTTTACCTAAAGCTTATGCCGATCGCGTTTTAGCCGCTCAAGAAGCTCGTTATCACAACACAAAACAATTAACAGCCGTTTCCGAAGATAACGTAGATCGTCCTCCCTACTTTGTTTACAGCAGCTTGCTTGTGAATGGTGAACCTTGGGCGACCATCAGTGACAATCAAGAAAAACATAATAATTTGCGGTTCCTCAGTTCCAAAGCTGCGATTGGCTGGCATGTGCTTTATAACAATGCTTACACTCGTCAATTATTTGATTTTGTGCAAAAAAATCTCAAGTCTGAGAAAGGTTGGTATAACGGTTTCTACGAAGATTTACAGCAGCCAAATACTTCTACAACTGCTAATAATAATGGTGTAATTCTTGAGAGTTTGCTTTATAAGCATGTAGGCAAACCGCTGACAGTTTGGGCCGGGGTAAAATCAGGGCGTTCTTCTGGCAAAAAATCTCCCTAA
- a CDS encoding DUF3131 domain-containing protein: MANFNQALGNRATDLIGLNNVILESALYLEINRHSFCPQEVWQCTPSVIIAAPDNFNPDSGNSESTAPVEEVKPVPKPTISPPLVAPKPTPEKTVVPTENISQPRLTKEADLIAAQRAWKYFERNWNPQTGLVNSSHNIAWTTWWDQGSAVLGIFAARQLNLLSTDVFRQHINTLLKTLETLPLPATGLPNKAYSTSTAQMQKLNNTPDPEGKSGWSALDLARFLLALHILRSHYPEYSDRINHIVAGWKLTKLVKDGWLNGGVPESGGKIREVQEGRLGYEQYAAHSLKLWNIQATKALAHPPSDKVQVDGITLEIDRRNLKNSGATNYLTNDPYLLLGLEIGWTDAIKAQAENLLKVQVQRFKRTNILTAVNEDSLDRPPYFLYYSVYANGVTWPATSVSEKSYPHLRFISTKAAFSWYALMPDDPYTKMLRDAVQNLASLKNGYFTGKYENQELGINNSLDVNTNAVILESLLYQARKKRSLIF; the protein is encoded by the coding sequence TTGGCAAACTTCAATCAAGCTCTAGGCAATAGAGCAACTGATTTAATAGGGTTAAATAATGTGATTCTGGAATCTGCACTGTATCTGGAAATCAATCGGCATTCCTTCTGTCCTCAAGAGGTATGGCAATGTACTCCCTCTGTCATTATTGCTGCTCCTGATAACTTTAATCCTGACTCTGGGAATTCAGAATCTACTGCGCCTGTAGAGGAAGTAAAGCCTGTGCCCAAACCTACGATCAGTCCACCATTAGTTGCGCCAAAGCCTACTCCAGAAAAAACTGTTGTACCTACTGAAAATATCTCTCAACCCCGATTGACTAAAGAAGCGGATTTAATTGCTGCTCAACGCGCTTGGAAATATTTTGAACGCAATTGGAATCCCCAAACAGGTTTAGTTAATTCATCCCACAACATCGCGTGGACGACTTGGTGGGATCAAGGTAGTGCTGTATTAGGAATTTTTGCGGCTCGACAATTAAATTTATTATCAACTGATGTATTTCGACAACACATCAACACCTTACTGAAGACTCTAGAAACCCTACCACTACCAGCTACAGGTTTGCCCAATAAAGCCTATAGTACCAGTACTGCTCAAATGCAAAAACTCAATAATACTCCCGATCCAGAGGGTAAGAGTGGTTGGTCTGCTTTAGATTTAGCCAGATTTTTATTAGCATTGCATATTTTGCGATCGCATTATCCCGAGTATAGCGATCGCATTAATCATATTGTGGCTGGCTGGAAGTTAACCAAACTGGTTAAGGATGGTTGGTTAAATGGTGGTGTTCCCGAATCTGGGGGCAAAATTCGTGAGGTACAAGAGGGACGTTTAGGCTACGAACAATACGCTGCTCATAGTTTAAAGTTGTGGAATATCCAAGCTACTAAAGCTCTCGCTCATCCCCCATCTGACAAAGTGCAAGTAGATGGTATTACCTTAGAAATTGACAGACGAAACTTAAAAAATTCTGGCGCTACCAACTATTTAACAAATGACCCTTATTTATTATTGGGATTAGAAATAGGTTGGACAGATGCAATTAAAGCTCAAGCCGAAAATCTGCTCAAAGTCCAAGTACAAAGGTTTAAGCGCACCAATATTTTAACTGCTGTCAATGAAGATTCTTTGGATCGTCCACCTTATTTTCTTTATTACAGTGTCTATGCCAATGGAGTAACTTGGCCTGCTACTAGTGTTAGTGAAAAAAGTTATCCCCACTTGCGATTTATCAGCACCAAAGCCGCATTTTCTTGGTATGCCCTCATGCCAGATGATCCCTACACAAAAATGCTGCGAGATGCTGTACAAAATTTGGCTAGTTTAAAGAATGGCTACTTTACTGGTAAATATGAAAATCAAGAGTTAGGTATTAATAATTCTCTAGATGTTAATACTAACGCTGTTATTTTAGAAAGCCTGCTTTATCAAGCTAGAAAAAAACGCTCGTTAATTTTTTAG